A genomic stretch from Herpetosiphon gulosus includes:
- a CDS encoding DUF4832 domain-containing protein, whose amino-acid sequence MRWFRVLFVLLIVAGFGLTWYLLRPQNRLVWQTFTPTVIALEQAEVANPGRGLYQWRGQTMICPSELISNRERYDRWTWAELEPSENDYDWREIHELLDTAEQKGQRVWLGLGASAGPSNNGPFLPNYLQQPEFGASFEGDWYPNYNHPFVQARLEALLAAFVAEFAGDQRILGVQMRSYGRYGEGYLPWNADKNHVMWASESTARWLVDAWHTHLGPHFLLSIPLSNNPVFYYAMTKQPYWSITRDALGMPEQMANIDQLIQSDIMVDGQAIGPLVAERWKVAPIFSEMIGEYGERDYSGQFLAAQTQVISYHISYVSNGNFAQPYRESPWDFWRDPVNCPEQTSKWTNADTQNFIMAGKLAGYRYAPTTIKLAIDNQQLQIESTWQNAGVAPIYERWPLIWQLRDATQAVVWQAESSLDLRQILPTQAYEHRQQFEHFDLPVGEYELRLIAPAINHYVQPLQLAIEGQLDDGSYRIGILSIR is encoded by the coding sequence ATGCGATGGTTTAGAGTGTTGTTTGTGCTATTGATTGTAGCAGGATTTGGCTTGACATGGTATCTTTTGCGGCCCCAAAATAGGCTTGTTTGGCAAACATTCACCCCGACGGTTATCGCGTTGGAACAGGCTGAGGTGGCTAATCCTGGCAGAGGCTTGTATCAATGGCGCGGCCAAACCATGATCTGTCCTAGCGAATTGATTTCGAATCGCGAACGCTATGATCGCTGGACATGGGCCGAACTTGAGCCAAGCGAAAATGACTACGATTGGCGCGAAATTCATGAATTGCTTGATACAGCTGAGCAGAAGGGCCAGCGGGTTTGGTTGGGTTTGGGGGCAAGTGCTGGGCCTAGCAATAATGGCCCGTTTTTACCAAATTACTTGCAACAGCCTGAATTTGGCGCAAGCTTTGAAGGCGATTGGTATCCCAATTATAATCATCCGTTTGTGCAAGCCCGACTTGAAGCTTTGCTGGCTGCCTTTGTGGCGGAATTTGCGGGCGATCAGCGGATTTTGGGCGTGCAGATGCGCAGTTATGGCCGTTATGGTGAAGGCTATTTGCCATGGAATGCCGATAAAAACCATGTGATGTGGGCCAGCGAAAGCACAGCACGCTGGCTGGTTGATGCTTGGCATACCCACCTCGGCCCGCATTTTCTGCTTTCGATTCCGTTGAGCAATAATCCTGTCTTTTACTACGCCATGACTAAGCAACCCTATTGGAGCATCACCCGCGATGCCTTGGGCATGCCTGAGCAAATGGCCAATATCGATCAATTAATTCAAAGTGATATTATGGTTGATGGCCAAGCAATTGGCCCCTTGGTGGCTGAGCGTTGGAAAGTAGCACCGATTTTTAGCGAGATGATTGGCGAATATGGCGAACGCGATTATAGCGGCCAGTTTTTGGCGGCCCAAACCCAAGTCATTTCGTATCATATTTCGTATGTGAGCAACGGCAATTTTGCCCAGCCCTATCGTGAAAGCCCATGGGATTTCTGGCGTGATCCAGTTAATTGTCCTGAGCAAACCAGCAAGTGGACGAATGCTGATACGCAGAATTTTATTATGGCGGGCAAATTAGCGGGCTATCGCTATGCCCCAACCACGATCAAACTTGCCATCGATAACCAGCAACTCCAGATCGAAAGTACTTGGCAAAATGCTGGTGTTGCTCCGATTTATGAGCGCTGGCCGTTGATTTGGCAATTGCGCGATGCTACTCAGGCTGTGGTTTGGCAAGCAGAATCAAGCCTTGATTTACGCCAAATACTGCCAACCCAAGCCTACGAGCATCGCCAACAATTTGAACACTTCGATCTGCCAGTGGGGGAATATGAATTGCGACTCATTGCTCCGGCGATCAATCACTATGTGCAGCCCTTGCAATTGGCAATAGAAGGCCAGTTAGATGATGGTTCGTATCGGATTGGAATTCTGAGCATTCGTTAA
- a CDS encoding thioredoxin domain-containing protein, with protein sequence MANRLIHETSPYLLQHAENPVDWYAWGEEALQRAKQDDKPILLSVGYSACHWCHVMAHESFEDPATAAVMNELFINIKVDREERPDIDSLYMAAVQAMTRHGGWPMTVFLTPDGAPFYGGTYFPPEPRHNMPSFQQVLHGVAEAYRDRREEVFQSAEQMREHLEDILSFDLEQVKLSKSQLNVAAQRQMSQFDSRFGGYGGAPKFPQALIFGMVLRTWLRSDDQDALNQVTQTLQAMANGGMYDQLGGGFARYSVDAQWLVPHFEKMLYDNALLSQLYLETYQATHEPFYRRIAEESINYILRDMTSPDGGFYAAEDADSEGEEGKFYVWSVAEIQQLLSPEDAALAQLYWNIQPEGNFEGHTILYVPQDPSVVAKELSISEADLAQRIAAIRATLLAQRNTRIRPGRDEKILASWNGMMLRSLAFAANVLDNADYRAAAIRNAEFITSKLYQNGQLYRSYKDGQAKFKGYLEDYACVADGMLALYEATFDLRWLQVAIELAESMTERFWDAQQRSFFDTASDHEQLITRPRDLYDNATPAGNSVAVDVLLRLATLLDRYEYRQYAETVLANLSGALLQLPGAFGRLLAAADFALAEPREVALIGDPADPAFKALLQATYRNYQPNKVVAACRPDDQAAQQLIPLLAERPLLNQQATAYVCVRRACKLPTNDPNQLINQLG encoded by the coding sequence ATGGCAAATCGTTTAATTCATGAAACTAGCCCTTACTTGTTGCAACACGCCGAAAACCCTGTCGATTGGTATGCTTGGGGTGAAGAGGCCTTGCAACGTGCCAAACAAGATGATAAACCAATTTTATTAAGTGTTGGCTATAGCGCTTGCCATTGGTGTCACGTTATGGCCCATGAATCGTTTGAAGATCCAGCGACTGCTGCCGTCATGAACGAATTATTTATCAATATCAAGGTTGATCGCGAAGAACGGCCTGATATTGATTCGTTGTATATGGCCGCTGTGCAAGCGATGACCCGCCACGGCGGCTGGCCAATGACGGTCTTTTTAACCCCTGATGGTGCACCGTTTTATGGTGGAACCTACTTTCCCCCAGAGCCGCGCCACAATATGCCTTCGTTTCAACAGGTGCTACATGGCGTGGCCGAAGCCTATCGCGACCGTCGCGAAGAGGTGTTTCAAAGCGCCGAGCAGATGCGTGAGCATTTAGAAGATATTTTGAGCTTCGATCTTGAGCAAGTGAAATTGAGCAAAAGCCAATTGAATGTGGCGGCTCAACGCCAAATGAGCCAATTCGATTCGCGTTTTGGTGGCTACGGCGGTGCGCCGAAATTCCCGCAAGCCTTGATTTTTGGCATGGTACTGCGAACTTGGCTGCGCAGCGACGATCAAGATGCGCTCAATCAAGTGACCCAAACCTTGCAAGCAATGGCCAACGGCGGCATGTACGATCAGCTTGGCGGTGGCTTTGCCCGCTATTCGGTCGACGCTCAGTGGCTCGTGCCGCACTTCGAGAAAATGCTCTACGATAATGCCTTGCTCAGCCAGCTCTATCTCGAAACCTACCAAGCCACCCATGAGCCGTTTTATCGGCGAATTGCTGAAGAAAGCATCAACTACATTTTGCGCGATATGACTAGCCCTGATGGCGGTTTTTATGCTGCGGAAGATGCTGATAGCGAAGGCGAAGAGGGCAAATTTTATGTTTGGAGCGTAGCTGAAATTCAGCAATTGCTCAGCCCTGAGGATGCAGCTCTCGCTCAGTTGTATTGGAATATTCAGCCCGAAGGCAATTTTGAGGGTCATACAATTTTGTATGTGCCCCAAGATCCTAGCGTGGTTGCCAAAGAGTTGAGCATTAGCGAGGCAGATTTGGCCCAGCGCATCGCCGCAATTCGTGCCACGCTCTTGGCTCAGCGCAATACGCGCATTCGCCCAGGCCGCGATGAAAAGATTTTGGCTTCGTGGAATGGCATGATGCTGCGCAGTTTGGCCTTTGCCGCCAATGTGCTCGATAATGCCGATTATCGCGCTGCGGCGATTCGCAACGCTGAATTTATTACCAGCAAGCTCTATCAAAATGGCCAACTGTATCGTTCATACAAAGATGGTCAGGCTAAATTCAAGGGCTACCTCGAAGATTATGCCTGTGTTGCCGATGGCATGCTGGCCTTGTACGAGGCAACCTTTGATCTGCGCTGGCTGCAAGTGGCGATTGAATTGGCCGAAAGCATGACTGAGCGCTTCTGGGATGCACAACAGCGCAGCTTTTTCGACACGGCCAGCGATCATGAGCAGTTGATCACGCGACCTCGCGACCTTTACGACAATGCTACGCCTGCCGGAAATTCGGTGGCGGTTGATGTGTTGCTGCGTTTGGCCACCCTGCTTGATCGCTACGAATATCGCCAATACGCCGAAACCGTGCTGGCGAATTTGAGTGGTGCATTGTTGCAACTGCCTGGGGCGTTTGGGCGTTTGTTGGCTGCCGCCGATTTTGCGCTTGCTGAACCACGCGAAGTTGCTCTAATTGGCGATCCCGCTGATCCTGCGTTCAAAGCGTTGTTGCAAGCGACCTATCGCAACTATCAACCCAACAAAGTCGTGGCTGCCTGTCGGCCAGATGATCAAGCGGCTCAGCAGTTGATTCCGTTGTTGGCTGAACGACCATTGCTCAACCAGCAAGCCACGGCCTATGTCTGTGTGCGGCGGGCTTGCAAATTGCCAACCAACGATCCCAACCAGTTGATCAACCAATTAGGCTAA
- a CDS encoding response regulator translates to MPTILAVDDDTTVCALIRHFLGADYTILTASSVSQALLLLETSIPDLLLIDELLPDMRGHEFCQSLEHNPRLRQIPRIMMSASTHYIVAGTPNVLMYIRKPFRREQLLMAVSDVLGE, encoded by the coding sequence ATGCCAACCATTCTTGCTGTTGATGACGATACCACGGTTTGCGCCTTGATTCGCCATTTCTTGGGCGCTGATTATACAATTTTAACTGCCTCAAGCGTCAGCCAAGCGCTGCTGTTGCTTGAAACAAGCATTCCCGACCTATTATTAATTGATGAATTGCTGCCAGATATGCGTGGCCATGAGTTTTGCCAGAGCCTTGAGCATAACCCGCGCCTGCGCCAAATTCCGCGCATTATGATGTCGGCCTCGACTCATTACATCGTGGCAGGCACGCCCAATGTGCTGATGTATATTCGCAAGCCTTTTCGCCGTGAACAATTGTTGATGGCAGTTAGCGATGTACTTGGGGAGTGA
- a CDS encoding alpha/beta hydrolase produces the protein MKIKPQKRSLLRRIGRWLGWIGLLMIGLLIGGWAFQRWASQRDRQRFLPAEQQIMVNGHAMRLICMGSGSPTIVLESGLGDGADVWGLVQPALAEQYRVCAYDRVGMGWSAAVADKADRASIAETLHELLNHANVPAPYVLVGHSAGGVYVREYAQRYPEQVVGLVLVDSSHEQQRQRQSQLDEDPFAVMRQSMQACDALAPFGIIRLTKLFEQSQTTYAKLPQPAQASIAASLYQTSTCSAMDAALAAITKDLNQAQAPQSLKDLPLVVLTRGIADNTMPAEFEQTWDSLQQELAQLSSNSQHQIAETSGHYIHLDQPELVIGAVEWVISHQAK, from the coding sequence ATGAAGATAAAACCACAAAAACGTTCGCTCTTGCGACGCATTGGGCGCTGGCTCGGTTGGATTGGTCTGTTGATGATTGGCTTGTTGATCGGCGGCTGGGCGTTTCAGCGCTGGGCCAGCCAGCGTGATCGCCAACGATTTTTGCCAGCTGAGCAGCAAATTATGGTCAATGGCCATGCGATGCGGCTAATTTGTATGGGCAGTGGCAGCCCAACGATCGTGCTTGAATCTGGCTTAGGCGATGGTGCTGATGTTTGGGGCTTAGTCCAACCAGCCTTAGCTGAACAATATCGAGTGTGTGCCTACGATCGGGTTGGCATGGGCTGGAGCGCAGCTGTGGCCGACAAGGCTGATCGGGCTTCGATTGCCGAAACTTTGCATGAACTGCTGAATCACGCCAACGTACCAGCACCATATGTATTGGTTGGCCATTCGGCTGGGGGGGTGTATGTGCGCGAATATGCCCAGCGCTACCCTGAACAAGTTGTTGGATTGGTGCTGGTCGATTCATCGCATGAACAACAACGCCAACGTCAATCACAGCTTGATGAAGACCCATTTGCAGTTATGCGTCAGTCGATGCAAGCCTGTGATGCGTTGGCTCCATTTGGGATTATTCGGCTGACAAAGCTGTTTGAGCAATCACAAACGACCTATGCCAAATTGCCGCAACCAGCCCAAGCCTCGATTGCTGCTAGCCTATACCAAACCAGCACCTGTAGCGCGATGGATGCGGCCTTAGCAGCGATAACCAAAGATCTGAATCAAGCTCAAGCTCCGCAATCACTTAAGGATCTTCCGTTGGTGGTGTTAACCCGTGGGATTGCTGATAACACCATGCCAGCGGAATTTGAACAGACGTGGGATAGCTTGCAGCAGGAATTAGCTCAGCTTTCGAGCAACAGCCAACATCAGATAGCTGAAACTAGTGGACATTACATCCATCTCGACCAACCAGAGTTGGTGATTGGAGCAGTTGAATGGGTAATCAGCCATCAAGCTAAATAG
- a CDS encoding type II CAAX endopeptidase family protein, with the protein MSYGNDDPQRERNDAVLKALGGVPQPPVAPPMQPQQPMAQPGWYPADYGYQVPSTGAAVPGSEEGNSRTPMAYWVLPDLIFGFLLAVLLQVIIMVAYMLANGLSDLEQIQGLLNDPTFILLNAPTLGLGFTLASILRVNILRKLPLAWFGLNRKKLGVALGFGFIAGISFLVTNFISGVISKALDSSPDQQAQLIGPFKEASNLQIGLFGLFVVIIGPFLEEVFFRGYAFRAIRQKLGVTWGVVLSGILFALPHAFGVTTGYIALLIPIFLGGAILALVYHYTNNLWSAVLAHSINNFIGFIGLIVALKFDV; encoded by the coding sequence ATGAGTTATGGCAACGATGATCCCCAACGTGAACGCAACGATGCTGTGTTGAAGGCGCTTGGTGGCGTACCGCAACCGCCAGTTGCTCCGCCTATGCAGCCGCAACAACCCATGGCTCAACCTGGTTGGTATCCAGCAGATTATGGCTATCAGGTGCCGTCAACTGGTGCGGCAGTTCCAGGCTCAGAGGAAGGCAACAGTCGCACGCCAATGGCCTACTGGGTATTGCCAGATTTGATTTTTGGTTTTTTGCTGGCAGTCCTGTTGCAAGTGATCATCATGGTTGCTTACATGCTGGCCAATGGATTAAGCGATTTGGAGCAAATCCAAGGCTTATTGAATGACCCAACCTTTATTTTGCTCAATGCTCCAACCTTGGGCTTAGGTTTTACTTTAGCCAGCATCTTGCGGGTCAATATTTTGCGCAAGTTGCCCCTAGCATGGTTTGGCCTGAATCGCAAAAAACTGGGGGTTGCTTTAGGGTTTGGCTTTATTGCAGGCATCAGTTTCTTAGTGACCAACTTTATTTCAGGGGTGATTAGCAAAGCTTTAGATAGCAGCCCTGATCAACAAGCACAGTTGATCGGCCCTTTTAAAGAGGCTAGTAATCTACAAATTGGCTTATTTGGTTTGTTTGTAGTGATTATTGGGCCATTTTTAGAGGAAGTCTTTTTTCGCGGCTACGCTTTTCGGGCGATCCGCCAAAAACTTGGGGTTACCTGGGGGGTTGTGCTCAGTGGCATTCTATTTGCCCTGCCGCATGCCTTTGGAGTTACGACTGGTTATATTGCCCTCTTGATTCCGATTTTTCTTGGTGGGGCGATTTTGGCCTTGGTTTACCACTACACCAACAATCTATGGAGTGCAGTTTTGGCGCACTCGATCAATAACTTTATTGGATTTATCGGCCTGATTGTGGCCTTGAAGTTCGACGTTTAG
- a CDS encoding tetratricopeptide repeat protein, translated as MSKQDDKMRIRNRLIDQAISEAANNQWESAIELNRKAIELAEDPETYNRLGKALQEVNRYAEALETYQKTLKLAPSNIIARRNIDKLTPLLSSEGKTNQRSRELVDLRLFVSETGKTGITTLTNLANPGLVSQLGSGEIVELRHEGRLLNAYTSDGILIGRIEPKLAQRLAELIDGGNKYAAAIAHIENGQVRIVIRETFQHPSQRTKISFPGKLSGDMGAFRPYVRDYSLRYDFDGDDDDEVDEMGEEEEEDLDEMSLDDVDSDDGDDDDELGS; from the coding sequence GTGTCCAAGCAAGATGATAAGATGCGCATTCGTAATCGTTTAATCGATCAAGCGATTAGTGAAGCTGCTAATAATCAGTGGGAATCGGCAATTGAATTGAATCGTAAAGCTATTGAACTTGCTGAAGATCCTGAAACCTATAATCGTTTAGGCAAGGCTTTGCAAGAAGTAAATCGTTATGCTGAAGCGCTTGAAACCTATCAAAAGACCTTAAAACTTGCCCCAAGCAATATTATTGCCCGTCGCAATATCGATAAGCTGACTCCATTATTGAGCAGCGAAGGCAAAACCAATCAACGCAGCCGCGAATTGGTCGATTTGCGCTTGTTTGTCAGCGAAACTGGCAAAACCGGCATTACCACGCTGACGAATCTCGCTAATCCAGGTTTGGTAAGTCAATTAGGTAGCGGCGAGATCGTTGAGTTGCGCCACGAAGGCCGCTTGTTGAATGCCTACACCAGCGATGGGATTTTAATTGGGCGGATTGAGCCAAAACTTGCTCAACGCTTAGCTGAATTGATCGATGGTGGCAACAAATATGCCGCAGCCATCGCGCATATCGAAAATGGTCAAGTGCGGATTGTGATTCGCGAAACCTTCCAACACCCATCACAACGCACCAAAATTTCGTTCCCTGGCAAGCTCAGCGGCGATATGGGAGCCTTCCGGCCATACGTTCGCGATTATTCGTTGCGCTACGATTTCGATGGCGATGACGATGATGAAGTTGATGAAATGGGCGAGGAAGAGGAAGAAGATCTCGACGAAATGAGCCTCGATGATGTCGATAGCGACGATGGCGACGATGACGATGAATTAGGTAGTTAG
- the miaB gene encoding tRNA (N6-isopentenyl adenosine(37)-C2)-methylthiotransferase MiaB, translated as MERNRYFVWTVGCQMNVSDSERLESALQGVGYTPAEQAEDADFIVLNSCSVRANAEEKIIGKITDIQRIKRERPDTKIVLWGCMVGPNNQSIFKKKLPMVDHFVSPSAVDEVLALAPNPIYQLDEPALPVADWQVPPVNVHVPINYGCNMSCAYCVIPLRRGKERSRPMEEIAEEVRRICARGAKEITLLGQIVDSYGHDLPGRPDLADLLEYLHETPGLVRLRFLTSHPAFMSEKLLHTIARLPKIMPDINLPIQAGDDQLLKVMKRGYTVAKYTKLIERIREIIPNVSLSTDIIVGHPGETREMFERTLEMVENIRFDKVHIAAYSSRPGTKAADMELDPALAVEHGEKQYRRIALERLQERIATERNEACLGHEVEVLVEEFTKGKWRGRDRNNKLVFFEAAGDWYGKVVNIHVTETRPWWLGGDLIGETLAIGA; from the coding sequence ATGGAACGAAATCGCTATTTTGTATGGACAGTTGGCTGCCAAATGAACGTCTCTGATTCAGAGCGACTTGAATCGGCGCTGCAAGGGGTAGGTTATACTCCTGCTGAGCAAGCTGAAGATGCCGATTTTATTGTATTAAATTCGTGCTCAGTGCGGGCCAATGCTGAAGAAAAGATTATCGGCAAAATTACCGATATTCAACGGATCAAACGAGAGCGGCCCGATACCAAAATTGTGCTGTGGGGCTGTATGGTCGGCCCAAACAATCAATCGATCTTTAAGAAAAAGTTGCCAATGGTTGACCATTTTGTTTCGCCATCGGCAGTTGATGAGGTCTTGGCCTTAGCGCCTAACCCAATTTACCAGCTTGACGAACCAGCCTTGCCCGTGGCTGATTGGCAAGTGCCGCCAGTCAATGTGCATGTGCCAATTAATTATGGCTGTAATATGTCGTGTGCTTATTGTGTAATTCCATTGCGCCGTGGTAAAGAGCGTTCGCGCCCAATGGAAGAAATTGCTGAAGAAGTGCGGCGAATTTGTGCCCGTGGTGCTAAAGAAATTACCTTGCTGGGCCAAATTGTCGATTCATACGGCCACGATTTGCCTGGGCGACCTGACCTTGCCGATTTGTTAGAATATTTGCATGAAACCCCAGGTTTAGTTCGCTTACGCTTTTTGACCTCGCATCCAGCCTTTATGAGCGAAAAATTGTTGCATACGATTGCCCGCTTGCCCAAAATCATGCCTGATATTAACTTGCCAATTCAGGCAGGCGACGATCAATTGCTCAAAGTGATGAAGCGCGGCTATACCGTGGCTAAATATACCAAATTGATCGAACGAATTCGCGAGATTATCCCAAACGTATCATTATCAACCGATATTATTGTTGGGCATCCGGGCGAAACTCGTGAAATGTTTGAGCGCACCTTGGAGATGGTTGAAAACATTCGGTTTGATAAAGTGCATATTGCCGCTTACTCCTCGCGCCCAGGCACCAAAGCTGCTGATATGGAGCTTGACCCAGCCTTAGCAGTTGAACATGGCGAAAAGCAATATCGCCGAATTGCGCTTGAACGCTTGCAAGAACGGATTGCCACCGAGCGCAACGAAGCATGCTTGGGGCACGAGGTTGAAGTTTTGGTTGAGGAATTCACCAAAGGCAAATGGCGTGGCCGCGATCGCAACAACAAATTGGTCTTTTTTGAGGCCGCAGGCGATTGGTATGGCAAAGTGGTCAACATTCACGTCACTGAAACTCGCCCATGGTGGTTGGGTGGCGATCTGATCGGCGAAACGCTAGCAATAGGTGCATAA
- a CDS encoding NAD(+)/NADH kinase produces MHTIGVLYNPLAPATAQAGERIAAWLGERGLSVWLGTSQSARDEPDLVAPCQLMLALGGDGTVLRAARIGITHNMPILGVAMGHLSFMAEVTEESVYEGLEVLLNSGGWYDQRTLVRARVLRQGQEIFNDLALNEVLLSRRDVARVVHVSVAIDDMPLTSYRADGVLVSTATGSTAYALAAGGPVLDPRSDSLLLVTVAGHLTSLPALVLPPDTKISWTLARHHPTIISLDGQWSFPIEPDDLIEVTRAQEICRFAHVYPQAHFYQSLTQRLRRQ; encoded by the coding sequence ATGCACACAATTGGCGTTTTGTATAATCCGCTTGCGCCTGCAACAGCCCAAGCAGGGGAACGAATTGCGGCTTGGTTGGGCGAACGAGGGTTAAGTGTGTGGCTAGGCACATCGCAAAGTGCCCGCGATGAGCCAGATCTGGTCGCGCCATGCCAATTGATGTTGGCGCTTGGTGGCGATGGCACGGTACTCCGCGCCGCCCGAATTGGCATCACCCATAATATGCCGATTTTGGGGGTGGCGATGGGCCACCTGAGTTTTATGGCCGAAGTTACTGAAGAATCGGTCTATGAAGGCTTAGAGGTGTTGCTTAACAGCGGTGGTTGGTACGATCAGCGCACGTTGGTCCGAGCACGAGTTCTACGCCAAGGCCAAGAGATTTTTAATGATCTGGCTTTGAACGAGGTGTTGCTGTCGCGGCGTGATGTCGCACGAGTAGTCCATGTTTCGGTTGCCATCGATGATATGCCACTGACGAGCTATCGGGCTGATGGGGTTTTGGTTTCAACCGCAACTGGCTCAACTGCCTATGCCTTGGCGGCAGGCGGCCCAGTGCTCGACCCGCGCTCCGATTCGTTATTGTTGGTGACGGTGGCTGGCCACTTAACCAGTTTGCCAGCCCTCGTGCTACCGCCAGATACCAAAATTAGTTGGACGCTGGCCCGCCATCATCCGACAATTATTAGCCTTGATGGGCAGTGGTCGTTTCCAATTGAGCCTGATGATCTGATTGAGGTCACGCGTGCTCAAGAGATTTGCCGTTTTGCCCATGTTTATCCCCAAGCCCATTTTTATCAGTCGCTCACTCAGCGTTTGCGTCGGCAATAG